Proteins from a single region of Methanoculleus horonobensis:
- a CDS encoding aspartate kinase, whose product MKFGGTSVGETDCIGRVADIVESHRSAGDEVAVVVSACSGVTDQIIAVTDEVMASKEQPRIEKFLSAIRERHTRLLDRVAPDHAREVTAVIDDRLTRLQNILTAVHTLKELTPRSRDYIISFGERLSAPIVCAALKQRGIPSVVLDGVEAGIVTTGNHGDARALPVSEENIRARVAPLLADTVPVIMGFMGATEQGVVTTLGRSGSDYSAAVVGAGIDADEIWIWTDVDGVMTSDPRIIKDARVLDDISYLEVMELSFFGAKVLHPRSIEPAMQKNIPIRVKNSFKPDVPGTLVLRDKHQEKRVVKALALIEKVALVNINGAQMVGRPGVAKTIFSALAEREVNVMMISQGSSEANISLIIDESHLDAAIAALNPIVKLGVVREVTYDRDVAAVAVVGAGMAGTPGTGGRIFAAIGRADVNMMMISQGSSEVNVSFVVKAGDGKRALQVLHDEFRLSENSDDY is encoded by the coding sequence ATGAAATTTGGCGGCACTTCCGTCGGAGAGACGGACTGTATCGGGAGGGTCGCGGATATCGTGGAATCGCATCGTAGCGCAGGCGACGAGGTCGCGGTAGTCGTATCGGCATGCTCGGGGGTCACCGACCAGATCATCGCGGTGACCGACGAGGTCATGGCAAGCAAGGAGCAGCCCCGGATCGAGAAGTTTCTCTCGGCGATACGGGAGCGGCACACCCGGCTCCTTGACAGGGTGGCGCCCGACCACGCCCGCGAGGTGACCGCGGTCATCGACGACCGGCTCACCCGGCTGCAGAACATCCTCACGGCGGTGCATACCTTAAAGGAACTGACCCCCCGGTCCCGCGACTACATCATCTCCTTCGGGGAGCGGCTCTCCGCACCGATCGTCTGCGCCGCCCTCAAGCAGCGCGGCATCCCCTCGGTCGTCCTCGACGGCGTCGAGGCCGGGATCGTCACGACGGGGAATCACGGGGACGCCCGGGCCCTCCCGGTCAGCGAGGAGAACATACGTGCCCGGGTCGCCCCGCTGCTCGCCGATACCGTCCCGGTGATCATGGGGTTCATGGGAGCGACCGAGCAGGGCGTCGTCACCACCCTCGGGCGGAGCGGTTCCGACTACTCGGCCGCCGTCGTCGGCGCCGGGATCGATGCCGACGAGATCTGGATCTGGACCGATGTCGACGGGGTGATGACCTCCGATCCCCGGATCATCAAAGACGCCCGGGTGCTCGACGACATCTCCTACCTCGAGGTGATGGAACTCTCCTTCTTCGGCGCGAAGGTTCTTCACCCACGATCGATCGAACCCGCGATGCAGAAGAATATCCCGATCCGGGTCAAGAACTCGTTTAAGCCCGATGTCCCCGGCACCCTCGTCCTCCGGGACAAACACCAGGAGAAACGGGTGGTCAAGGCCCTCGCCCTGATCGAGAAGGTGGCGCTCGTCAACATCAACGGCGCCCAGATGGTCGGCCGCCCCGGCGTGGCGAAGACGATCTTCTCCGCGCTCGCCGAGCGAGAGGTGAACGTCATGATGATCTCGCAGGGTTCGAGCGAGGCGAACATCTCCCTCATCATCGACGAGTCGCACCTGGACGCCGCGATCGCCGCCCTCAACCCGATCGTGAAACTGGGTGTCGTCCGCGAGGTCACCTACGACCGGGACGTCGCCGCGGTCGCGGTCGTCGGTGCGGGAATGGCCGGCACGCCCGGAACCGGCGGCCGGATCTTCGCGGCGATCGGCCGGGCCGATGTCAACATGATGATGATCTCGCAGGGTTCAAGCGAGGTGAACGTCTCCTTCGTCGTGAAGGCCGGGGATGGAAAGCGTGCCCTGCAGGTGCTGCACGATGAATTCCGGCTATCGGAGAACTCAGATGACTACTGA